DNA sequence from the Chitinophaga flava genome:
ATCAGGATGGAGTGGTCCCTAACACGGCTTGTCAGTTCCGGATCAAAGGGGTAAGGGCAGAGGGACAGTATTTTCTGGTCCGGATTTGCCGGATCTCTCAGCCCATCAACATGAAAGGAGTTTTGCAGGGGGTGAAAGATGGTATCATTCCGGATCAGGAAAAGGAGGTTAGTACCAGAGGCTGAGCCTTTTTCGTAGGTTGTTTTTTTGCCATTGTACTGTACAATACGGCTGTTGGTATTGAAGAACCAGATAACGCCTTTTTTACCTTCGAAGGCGTACTGCATGTAGTGACTACCGCTGTTGAATGCCAGCGAAGAGTCGTTGTATTCACTATGGATACGGGAATTGGCGTAGAAAGATGGTTTACCGTTGAGGGTAAAGAACCATAATCTTCCTTGAGTGTCTGCGGCGAGTTTTACGACATCATTGTCTGTGAGGCCGTCTTTTTTGGCATAGTTGCGAAAGCGTTTTCCGTCGAATTTACTGACGCCGGTGGGAGTAGCAAACCAGATGAATCCGTCTTTGTCCTGCACGGCGGCATATACAGTAGCATTAGCCAACCCATCTTTCACATTATAGTTGCGGATCATCAGGCCCTGGGCCAGTGCGTTGTAACCTGTGCAAAAGATGACCAGCCACCATAACAGTATGAAACGGGTAATGGACATCAACTTAAAATTACGAATTACGAATTATGAATTATGAATTGCGAACTACAAATTACGTTTTTTGTAATTCGTAGTCCGCAAATTCATAATTGATACTAGTATGCTCTGGCAAACAGCACCCGTTCTTTAGAAGGTTTACCGGTCAGGATGCAGGTACCTGCTTCCTGAGGGTTGTCCAGCGGTATACAACGGATTGTTGCTTTAGTGCGTTCTTTGATGATTTCTTCCGTTTCAGGCGTACCATCCCAATGGGCGGCGATGAAACCACCTTTTTCGTCGAGTACTTTTTCAAACTCTTCGAAGGTATCTACCCGGGTGATGTGGCTATCGCGATAGTTTTTGGCTTTCTCGAAGAGGTTCTGTTGTATTTCTTCGAGCAGATCGCTGATACGGCCAGCCAGTCCGTCGAGGGAGAGGCTCATTTTTTCTTTGGTATCACGGCGGGCTACTTCGGCGACATTGTTTTCGAGGTCTCTTGCGCCAATGGCTATACGAACGGGTACGCCTTTCAGTTCGTATTCAGCGAATTTCCAGCCCGGACGGTTATTGTCGGAGTCGTCGTATTTCACGCGGATGCCGGCTTTTTTCAGTTCGGCAACGATGGTGTTTACTTTTTCGTCGAGGGCCGCTTTCTGGTCGGCGCCTTTATAGATAGGCACGATTACTACCTGGAGCGGAGCGATGCGGGGAGGCAGTACCAGGCCCTGATCGTCGCTGTGCACCATGATGAGGCCACCGATCAGGCGGGTGGATACGCCCCATGAGGTAGCCCATACGTAATCGAGTTTGTTTTCCTTGTTGGAGAACTGTACGTCAAATGCTTTGGCGAAGTTCTGGCCGAGGAAGTGGGAGGTACCTGCCTGCAGGGCTTTACCATCCTGCATGAGTGCTTCCACGCAATAGGTATTGACAGCTCCGGCGAATCTTTCGCTTGCCGTTTTTACGCCTTTGATAACGGGCACAGCCATGTAGTGTTCGGAGAAATCAGCGTAGACGTTGAGCATCTGTTCTGTTTCAGCGATCGCTTCTTCGGCGGTGGCATGAGCAGTATGACCTTCCTGCCAGAGGAATTCGGCGGTGCGGAGGAAGAGGCGGGTGCGCATTTCCCAGCGTACCACGTTGGCCCACTGGTTTACCAGCAGGGGGAGGTCGCGGTAAGACTGTATCCAGTCTTTATAAGTATTCCAGATAATTGTTTCTGAAGTGGGGCGGACGATCAGCTCTTCTTCGAGTTTAGCATCCGGATCCACTATTACCCCTCCGCCGTTGGGGTCATTTTTGAGGCGGTAGTGTGTTACAACGGCGCATTCCTTGGCGAAGCCTTCCACGTGGGCGGCTTCTTTGCTGAGGAAGCTTTTGGGGATAAACAAGGGGAAGTAGGCGTTCTGGTGACCGGTTTCCTTGAATTTACTGTCCAGGACATCGCGCATGGCTTCCCATAGCGCGTAGCCGTATGGTTTGATTACCATACAGCCTCTAACGGCAGAATAATCTGCCAGACCGCCTTTCAGCACCAGGTCGTTATACCATTTTGAATAATCTTCCGAACGGGCTGTAATCTCTTTACTCATAAATAAAATAACTAATTTATATATCTTTAAATTTAAGCCAAAAATCCACGAATTTATCCAGCGAAAAATAAACTTCCGGCGGTGCCCAGTGAATGGATCAAACCGGCGTAGTTTTTGTCCCAAATATTTAAAAAGAAAATGCTACAAACCTACATGAAAATCATAAAGGTGCAAATAGTCTGGCTAAAATAAAATAACCGGGAGCTCTTCCTGTAACTTTGTGGTATTATAATCCGTTAAAAAATTGTAAATTTACTACATAAATCAAGCTTAAAATATATTTCAAATGAGACCTATACTATACATTGCACTGGCTGGTTCGTTCGCTCTGGGCGCCTGTTCCAGTACTTACAAAACGGCCCAGACACCGGACGATGTATATTATTCTCCGCGTCAGCAACAGCGCACCTATGCATCCAACAACGGCTCTAATGGCAATTCCCAGCAGGATGAGAATGCCCGTTATACCCAGTCAGCCGATGAAGATGGAGGAACTTATGTGACTTATAATGATGACCAGG
Encoded proteins:
- the proS gene encoding proline--tRNA ligase; this encodes MSKEITARSEDYSKWYNDLVLKGGLADYSAVRGCMVIKPYGYALWEAMRDVLDSKFKETGHQNAYFPLFIPKSFLSKEAAHVEGFAKECAVVTHYRLKNDPNGGGVIVDPDAKLEEELIVRPTSETIIWNTYKDWIQSYRDLPLLVNQWANVVRWEMRTRLFLRTAEFLWQEGHTAHATAEEAIAETEQMLNVYADFSEHYMAVPVIKGVKTASERFAGAVNTYCVEALMQDGKALQAGTSHFLGQNFAKAFDVQFSNKENKLDYVWATSWGVSTRLIGGLIMVHSDDQGLVLPPRIAPLQVVIVPIYKGADQKAALDEKVNTIVAELKKAGIRVKYDDSDNNRPGWKFAEYELKGVPVRIAIGARDLENNVAEVARRDTKEKMSLSLDGLAGRISDLLEEIQQNLFEKAKNYRDSHITRVDTFEEFEKVLDEKGGFIAAHWDGTPETEEIIKERTKATIRCIPLDNPQEAGTCILTGKPSKERVLFARAY